A window of the Pseudomonas sp. B21_DOA genome harbors these coding sequences:
- a CDS encoding alginate O-acetyltransferase: protein MHPHMIKLLSLSALTLGILAAGNARADADGASVTPPKFTAEPCCNLCPAAHDAKNYTTRYQQNFTTLVQAQGDWLFRTQEDLRTEFNTTPAGYKRLQQLHDAFKSKGVELVIVYQPTRGLVNRNKLNPQEKAAFDYEKALGNYKTMLGRFAKMGYVVPDLSPLTNESLPDTLPAHDFYFRGDQHWTPYGAQRTAKIVAEKVKQIPAFADIPKREFETKKSGRMGKTGTLHNMAGQLCGTSYAIQYMDQFTTEPKGEAGDGDLFGDSGNPQITLVGTSHSGKNYNFAGFLEEAIGADILNVAFPGGGFEGSMLQYLGSEEFQKTPPKILIWEFSPLYRLDQETIYRQMMALLDNGCEGKDAQMSASTTLKPGSKQELLVNSKNLNLQNANHQVDIRFADTSVKTLQATLWYMNGRHEDIKIEKPETSDTDGRFAFELRTDEDWASQNLLAVEVQGPEAGPGAAPQKVEAKICKRNVFPGVGQQTAQLGQ from the coding sequence ATGCACCCACACATGATCAAACTGCTCAGCCTCTCGGCCCTGACCCTCGGCATTCTCGCTGCCGGCAACGCTCGCGCCGACGCTGACGGCGCAAGCGTCACGCCACCGAAGTTCACCGCCGAGCCGTGCTGCAACCTGTGCCCGGCGGCCCATGACGCGAAGAACTACACCACGCGTTATCAGCAGAACTTCACCACGCTGGTGCAGGCCCAGGGCGACTGGTTGTTCCGTACCCAGGAAGACCTGCGCACCGAGTTCAACACCACACCAGCCGGCTACAAGCGCTTGCAACAGTTGCACGATGCGTTCAAGAGCAAAGGCGTTGAGCTGGTGATCGTCTACCAGCCGACCCGTGGCCTGGTGAACCGCAACAAGCTCAACCCGCAGGAAAAAGCCGCGTTCGATTACGAGAAAGCCCTGGGCAACTACAAGACCATGCTCGGCCGTTTCGCCAAGATGGGTTACGTGGTGCCGGACCTGTCGCCACTGACCAACGAATCGCTGCCGGACACCCTGCCCGCCCACGACTTCTACTTCCGTGGCGACCAGCACTGGACGCCTTACGGTGCCCAGCGCACGGCGAAAATCGTCGCCGAAAAGGTCAAGCAGATCCCGGCCTTCGCCGACATTCCCAAGCGTGAATTCGAGACCAAGAAGTCCGGGCGCATGGGCAAGACCGGCACCCTGCACAACATGGCCGGGCAGCTGTGCGGCACCAGCTACGCGATCCAGTACATGGACCAGTTCACCACCGAGCCGAAAGGCGAGGCCGGCGACGGCGACCTGTTCGGCGATTCCGGCAATCCGCAGATCACCCTGGTCGGTACGTCGCACAGCGGCAAGAACTACAACTTCGCCGGTTTCCTCGAAGAAGCCATCGGCGCCGACATTCTCAACGTGGCCTTCCCCGGCGGCGGTTTCGAAGGTTCGATGCTGCAGTACCTGGGCAGCGAAGAATTCCAGAAGACCCCGCCGAAGATTCTCATCTGGGAATTCTCGCCGCTGTATCGCCTCGACCAGGAAACCATCTATCGCCAGATGATGGCGCTGCTGGATAACGGTTGCGAGGGCAAAGACGCGCAGATGTCCGCCAGCACTACGTTGAAGCCGGGCAGCAAGCAAGAACTGCTGGTCAACAGCAAGAACCTGAACCTGCAAAACGCCAACCATCAGGTCGACATCCGCTTCGCCGACACCTCGGTGAAAACCCTGCAAGCCACCCTCTGGTACATGAACGGTCGCCACGAGGACATCAAGATCGAGAAACCGGAAACCTCCGACACCGACGGTCGTTTCGCCTTTGAGCTGCGCACGGACGAAGACTGGGCCTCGCAAAACCTGCTGGCCGTTGAAGTCCAGGGTCCTGAAGCCGGACCTGGCGCCGCGCCACAAAAAGTCGAAGCGAAAATCTGCAAACGCAACGTATTCCCGGGCGTCGGTCAACAGACCGCGCAGCTCGGGCAATGA